The DNA segment AGCAagaatacaaacaattaaatcataaataacacAATAAAACGTTACACAGCagcaacaaatttttttaagattaacTAGGAGAgtacaatttttttaactaagattaacaaaatttttaaagataaaaacttAAAACTCAAATAAGTTGATTCACTATCATGAAACAGTTATTCAATCAAGAATAAATAAGAATGAGCCGAATCAATTTATCATCAAGGAATAAGCTAGTAACAGAATTAATCAATCAAGAACAAATCAGGAATAGAGTTAAAATTCTAGAATATTGATAAAACAGGAATGCAGTAGTACATAAAGTACTCCCACTCCTCTCATAtgatcattttcttcttttactcatTTCTCCTATTTTTTGGTAAACCAAAAGGAATTTGCTTATCTCTTCGGtcctataaatttaaatatgaaaagtCGTAGCTTGATTATCAATAGACTTGAAAGATGGTAAGAAAGGAGAAAAGAAGAATTCTTTTTTCGTTTCAGATATTAATAACGGATAATTTTGTTCTtgcaattaaatttaaatagtcGTCTTTGTTTTTACTTTCAATGACCCTCTTAACTGCATCAGCTTGtaaaattttctctctctcttcgccGGAAAAGAAAGAGCGAAAATAGTCtcaacatttaaaatattttattagataaaaaaaaagattggtGCTAAGATAATCAAAATTCATACCAATGtacaagaacaaggaaatcaccGTTATTTTAACTGTTAATTAgttcatcatttttttaaataaaaacttattatcttaatttatttctaatcaCTTGTATTGCCTATGCATTTATTATAACTTGTGAAAGTATACTAGAAGCATCAAATGATGAAGATAAAAAGATAGTCGAACTTAATATTAATGACCTAATAAGAGAAATAGAAGATAACTATAAAACTTCTTGACTAGATTCATCATGCATCATGATGCAAGAAGGAGTACGAGTTAAAAAGATAACTGAGCATGGACATTCAATGCGTAGAAAATAACTATAAGGAAGATTAGTGCTAAGAGAATGAGTAGAAACCTTTATAATTATCTACTACATTCTGAACATCCATCTTCAGTCAACTTTCTTTTGGCTCGTACTACTTCTTACGTTATGAATCTAACCGCGTAGAAAACTTTATAATTATCTTCCCTTCCtcttattaaattatcaatattAAGCTCAATCAGTCTTTTATCTTTACTGTTGGATATTTCTACTATGCTCTCACAAGCTCCGTAAATATATAAACAATACAAGTAtccatttaaaataaaaataaattaagataataaaattttaattaaaaaatcatgaacTAATTAACAGAAAAATAAGTAGTTAAAATTACAGTaatgttgagattttttttttctctcctttgagAGAGAATTTTACAAGCTGATGCAATTAAGAGATGCTCattgaaaataagaacaaagatTTTGAcgattatttaatttgattgtaAGAACGAAATTATCGACAATATCTATGTGGAACCAAAgaagatttttttcttttgccttTCTTATCCTCTTCCAAATCTAATGATAACCAAACTACAATCTAACTTATTTAGATTTTTAGGACCGAAGAGATAAACAAATGCaactctattttataaataaaaaaaataaggagaAATGAGAAGAATATGAACAAGAGGAGTGGGTGTGCTTTATGTACTACAGTAGTATTGTTTTATGAACACAAATTTTGTATACATGCATGTCTGAAAGGGGGGAGAGAGACTGGTctctggttttttttttttgggacgGTATTAAATAGTTTGAAGACCAACCATCCATTGGGCCCATAACTtcaaaatttcactaaaaaCAAATTACAAGGCCCAAAAAAAGAACGGGCTAGTGTTGGAAAACCAATTTGCACTTCATCACTTTCCTTCAGGAAGAACCCAGAACCATGATGTTtcatgaagaaccaagaatcaTAGAACATTCTGGAGTGTCTCTGACCACAAACTCTTATCCTAAGGAcaacaaatttattatatatatataatggtatATTCGGATACCCTTTTAGACGATTCTTCTTGGGTCATCCTCCTATTTTCAGAGAATGGTCTGGTTCAACTGCACTCTTGGATTGGCTTGAATCCCCCACTTCCCACATCTTTAAACTCAATGTTCCAGGTAAATAAAACTATACCCAACTCAATCACTTATAACTTCATCGTGTATGATTGAATAAACTAAGTCCTGTTCTAATCTCAAGTAGATtacaataaaaattttcttttctattaatCTAGCTTTAGACCAATGTTATTAGAAtcttttgttaataataaattggttaattgattatgatttgtgtgtgtgtgggatcataataataatataggatTCAGCAAGGATGAGATAAAGGTGCAAGTTGAGGAGGGAAATGTTCTTCACATCAAAGGTGAAGGTGGGAAAGAGGAGAATCAAGCAAAAGAGAAAGACACTGTCTGGCATGTTGCTGAGAGAGGGACAACTGGAAAAAGTGATTTCTCAAGGGCAATTGAGTTACCAGAGAATGTGAAGATTGATCAAATTAAGGCACATGTTGAGAATGGTGTGCTCACTGTTGTTGTGCCTAAAGATGCATCACCTAAATCCCCTAAAGTTCGTAACATTAACATTACTAGCAAGCTCTGAAGTCTAAGAtcattttggaaaaaaattgtTAAGGTCAATAATAAGAATTCAAAGAACAAaagatgaaaagaagaaaaaagatgtATCCTGTGATGTAAAATGTTTGATGTAAGAAAAAACGATTGCGTGGTTAATTAAAGAGTTTCTTTATCTTACTCTTTCTTACTCTTAGATTTATCATGTATGCGAACCGTGTGTAACTTCTATAAATTACTTAACAGTTGCCACCAAAATTTTAGAACTAATTCCTCAATTTCATTCATTTTTGTCTTATCTGTAGTTTGAAATGAGGCAAACGGATTAGTCCGTCCCGGTCTGTCCTCCTAAAAATTTGTCATTTAACGGGCTAGTACGTTCTGCTTCTCTAATAGAGCGGTTTCGAAATTTTTTTCCGTTCCATTAACGGCAGGCTAGgtctgttaatttttttattaattttttattttttattaataaattattaaatattaaataatatatataattttaaaactgGTGCGGACGATTTTAAATTTAGTCCAACTTATTTTTCTCAGTGAGTTAGGCAACGGGACTTCTCCTGGGGATGCTCGGGGACGGACTGTAAATTCGTTCGCAATATGTCTACGCTGGTAAATTTAgtctaatttataatttatttgtattCTTTAAATAGATGTTTTAGAATTgtacaaatataaatttttttttgtcggtAGATTAGACAATTCTCAATTTTAAGTACACAATACACACCTACACATTTCTCATATACTTACTAATTTTTCTTCTCAGTTGCAGCTGGTAGGACTCGAACCCGAGACCCTTGAGATGAGGAAGAGACGGAATATCGTGTAAGCTACGGCTAAATTTGAAGTGTGTACTAAGTACTAACACATGGACATGTGAACATCTGAGTAGGGTGAAATCTATGGAGCAAAAAGAAccaattttgataaaaaaaaaatttagaagagagagtATTCTCTGtattaaaatgtttaaaacctaaccaagttgggttggtctaaTGGTTAGTTTATTGGTCCGCTTAAACACGTGTCAgggttcgaatcccgccttgtgcatgcagcaatctattggccagcgacaaactcttaaatggagctcagtaccgcgGCAGATTAGTTATTGACCTATCGAGTTGGGAGATAccgtggaaaacaaaaaaaatgtttaaaaccTCGCTGTAATTCAAATATACTGAAATATACttatcaaaaatataattataataaaagtttaattactatgttggtctctatagttttgcaaaattttcaattatgtacttatacttttttctttttaattgagtccttataccaaattttttttaaattgggtttctacactttttttcttttatttaggtccctgcactaaattttttttagttgggtctCTATAAAATTAAGCCGATTACTGTTAgaagggacctaattaaaaaaaaaaattggtgcaagaactcaattaaaaggaaaaaaaatataggaacctaattgaaaattttgcaaaactatagagaccaacagaataattaaatttataataaattgtatATCTATAAAAGATGTACGATTTTGAGCTGTCAAATTGTGCTAACAAAACTGTAACGGTAGAAGTAATTCGTCCCATCAAAAAATTTTGTCTCCTTTGAAATAAATCACAGGGTTAAAATGATTTTATGGTAATATACACCTATAACTCTTTCATATTTAATTAGCAACGCATGTATGTTAAATTGTAGAAATGAGGTATAAAGTttataaaaattggattttgATTACTTATAAATAGTGGTAGAAATGGGTTGAACCGAATCAAGCTAGTAAtaagtataaatagaaatagGTTGAGTCGAGTTTTAGTTTTGATGAATCTGCTTTATGTTGtaactaaatactaaataaataattcaagcTTGTGTCTATtacttttcatagttttttttttcaggtttgaGTTCAATACTTCATTCTGTTTAAAAACTAACAAATCCACaagtttatttgaaaaaaattataactcaaaacaataaactaaaagattttaaattgacataaatgtattttaaaatttataatttataatttgtaaagtataatttatttttatatcaatcGTTAGTCACATATTATAATCAtacttataatttataatttttttttaacaaaaatgtcACAATTTTAACTAATCTtgatcattaatttttttaattttattttgtatttaatataagtAAATAGTTGAaagtctaaattaaaaataatttatttttataaaaaaatattttcacgaGCTGACTCAATGAATTTCGTAAGTTTTTTAAAGTCTATATTCTAACCTTTTTAACTAATATgctttacaaaaattttaagtttgactTATTTAATAAAACGAATCGAGGCAAGTTAAGTCTAAAATAAATTGTGCCACGAATTTTTGTTGGATAATCCGACCCACTTCTACATCTACTTACAAGGAAATAACTTAAATTAAAtacttatttctttttctttttttttgtaaggGTTAagggtttttttaatttaaatactgTTTTTAGAAAGATAATTAATATAGAATTTTCtaacatataattataaaataatttatattttaaaattatttttaagattGACTTATATCCATTTAGTTATAAGCATAATTGATGACCAACAACATATTACAAGAAAGATAATAACATAATTCATGCAAACTGCTAAATGCTAAGGTTAAATAGGCGATGTATTATTATCCCTCTATTATTCATCAATAATATGAATATATGATACATCGCTATATCTATATAGAAGCTGTC comes from the Arachis duranensis cultivar V14167 chromosome 7, aradu.V14167.gnm2.J7QH, whole genome shotgun sequence genome and includes:
- the LOC107457913 gene encoding 15.7 kDa heat shock protein, peroxisomal, which produces MSERGERDWTTNLLYIYNGIFGYPFRRFFLGHPPIFREWSGSTALLDWLESPTSHIFKLNVPGFSKDEIKVQVEEGNVLHIKGEGGKEENQAKEKDTVWHVAERGTTGKSDFSRAIELPENVKIDQIKAHVENGVLTVVVPKDASPKSPKVRNINITSKL